Proteins encoded together in one Impatiens glandulifera chromosome 1, dImpGla2.1, whole genome shotgun sequence window:
- the LOC124921721 gene encoding pentatricopeptide repeat-containing protein At1g80550, mitochondrial-like has protein sequence MKCFVQFQAARNKIMLLLLPSIIFRRRQNLLILHHLSRSLSFSSTPDSFSHHNLRRQDLDQNTLVLRTLSLYSNDWKLALDFFNWQLHSDSNFHHTTHTYNRIIDILCKFFQFNNAWDLIHQMRKTHLSFPNRTTFRILFNRYASAHLVQEAIIAYNRSQDFNLKDEITFSHLIDALCEYKHVVEAAEICFGKDDVHHLNNTKIYNTILRGWLKLRWWSKCSELWEEMDRRGVEKDLFSYTIYMDIQSKSGKPWKAVRMYKKMNKKGIKLDVVIYNTVINAIGQSEGVDFAVRIFHEMADLGCHPTVETFNVIINLLCQNRRFREAHNLFVEMSKRGYSPNVVTYQSFFAYLEKPMQILKLFDEMIVNGVRPRLDTYVLLMRKFGKLGFLRPVFLVWKKMEQHGPSPDNHTYNALIDALLHKGLIDMAKKYDDEMLAKGLSAKPRVELDAKLMDTVKSISSK, from the coding sequence atgaagtGCTTCGTTCAGTTTCAGGCGGCAAGAAACAAAATtatgcttcttcttcttccttccaTCATCTTTCGTCGCCGGCAAAATCTACTTATTCTTCATCATCTCTCCCGGTCCTTGAGTTTTTCCTCCACGCCCGATTCATTTTCTCACCACAACTTGCGCCGCCAAGATCTGGACCAAAACACACTCGTCCTCCGAACCCTTTCTCTCTACAGCAACGACTGGAAACTCGCCCTCGACTTTTTCAACTGGCAGCTTCATTCCGACTCCAATTTTCATCACACTACACATACCTACAACCGAATCATCGACATTCTCTGTAAGTTCTTCCAATTCAACAACGCATGGGATTTGATTCATCAGATGAGAAAAACCCATCTCTCTTTCCCCAATCGCACCACGTTTCGTATTCTCTTCAATCGCTACGCCTCTGCTCATTTAGTTCAAGAAGCCATTATCGCTTACAATCGATCCCAAGACTTCAATTTGAAAGACGAAATCACCTTTTCTCATCTCATCGATGCCCTCTGTGAATACAAGCATGTAGTTGAAGCTGCAGAGATTTGTTTCGGTAAAGATGATGTTCATCATCTCAATAATACGAAAATATATAACACGATCCTTCGTGGATGGCTGAAATTGAGATGGTGGAGTAAATGTTCAGAACTTTGGGAAGAGATGGATAGAAGAGGAGTTGAGAAAGATCTGTTTTCTTATACCATATATATGGATATTCAATCCAAAAGTGGGAAGCCATGGAAAGCTGTGAGAATGTACAAGAAAATGAACAAGAAAGGGATCAAATTAGATGTGGTGATTTACAACACTGTAATTAACGCGATTGGACAATCAGAGGGTGTTGATTTTGCTGTTCGAATTTTCCACGAAATGGCTGATTTGGGTTGTCATCCAACAGTTGAGACTTTCAATGTAATCATAAATCTTCTTTGTCAAAACAGGAGGTTCAGAGAAGCACATAACCTGTTTGTTGAAATGTCCAAGAGAGGATATTCTCCCAATGTGGTTACATATCAATCATTCTTTGCTTATCTTGAGAAGCCAATGCAGATCCTCAAGTTGTTCGATGAGATGATTGTCAATGGTGTGAGGCCTAGATTGGATACTTACGTCTTGCTTATGAGGAAATTCGGAAAGTTGGGTTTTCTTCGGCCAGTTTTTCTCGTGTGGAAGAAAATGGAACAACACGGGCCGAGTCCTGATAACCATACCTATAATGCTTTGATTGATGCTCTGTTGCACAAGGGTTTGATAGACATGGCTAAGAAGTACGACGATGAGATGTTGGCAAAAGGGCTTTCGGCTAAGCCGAGGGTAGAGTTAGACGCCAAGTTGATGGATACCGTAAAATCCATCTCATCAAAATGA